Proteins from a single region of Sphingopyxis sp. BSN-002:
- a CDS encoding nucleotidyltransferase family protein, with protein sequence MAIDGGDGARATVRALIEADELRMAALSAVADLALPDGWIGAGFVRDAVWDHLHGRSGAPPAGDTDVLWFDAEAVDEAVDRALEEKLRAALPCFGWSVKNQARMHVRNGDAPYVSVADAMTRWPETATAVAARLVAGGVEISAPLGLDDLFAMRLRPTISFTGRKHAIFRQRLASKRWVERYPMLTIVRP encoded by the coding sequence ATGGCGATTGATGGTGGCGACGGTGCGCGCGCCACGGTGCGCGCGCTCATCGAGGCCGACGAACTTCGCATGGCGGCGCTGTCGGCCGTCGCCGACCTGGCGCTTCCCGACGGATGGATCGGCGCAGGCTTCGTGCGCGACGCCGTGTGGGATCACCTGCACGGCCGTTCGGGCGCTCCCCCAGCCGGCGACACAGACGTGTTGTGGTTCGATGCGGAGGCGGTGGACGAAGCCGTCGATCGGGCTCTGGAGGAGAAGCTGAGGGCGGCGCTGCCGTGCTTCGGCTGGTCGGTGAAGAATCAGGCGCGGATGCATGTGCGCAACGGCGATGCGCCCTATGTCTCGGTGGCCGACGCCATGACGCGCTGGCCCGAAACGGCGACGGCGGTTGCGGCAAGGCTCGTTGCGGGGGGTGTCGAGATCAGCGCGCCGCTGGGCCTCGACGACCTGTTCGCCATGCGATTGCGGCCAACGATTTCCTTCACGGGAAGAAAGCATGCGATCTTCCGGCAAAGGCTCGCATCGAAGCGCTGGGTCGAACGCTACCCGATGCTGACGATCGTCCGGCCCTGA
- the petA gene encoding ubiquinol-cytochrome c reductase iron-sulfur subunit, which translates to MASETDTTAGIEDGVRRRDFINIAAVSFAGVGAAAVVLPLVNQMNPSADVLAQSTTEIDISAIQPGQAIKTSWRKQPVFVRNLVPAEIAAAKKVPLSDLRDPQTIDERTKPGKENWLITLGVCTHLGCVPLGAAEGENRGDFGGYFCPCHGSHYDTAARIRKGPAPKNLVVPPYEFNSDTVVTIG; encoded by the coding sequence ATGGCCAGTGAAACCGATACTACCGCCGGCATCGAAGATGGCGTGCGGCGCCGGGACTTCATCAACATCGCAGCAGTGAGTTTTGCCGGTGTCGGTGCAGCCGCGGTGGTGCTTCCCCTGGTCAACCAGATGAACCCTTCGGCCGACGTTCTCGCGCAGTCGACCACCGAGATCGACATTTCCGCGATCCAGCCCGGGCAGGCGATCAAGACCAGCTGGCGCAAGCAGCCCGTCTTCGTCCGCAACCTGGTTCCCGCCGAAATCGCGGCGGCGAAGAAGGTCCCGCTCAGCGATCTGCGCGATCCCCAGACGATCGACGAGCGCACCAAGCCCGGCAAGGAAAACTGGCTGATCACGCTCGGCGTCTGCACCCACCTCGGCTGCGTGCCGCTCGGCGCTGCCGAGGGCGAGAATCGCGGCGACTTCGGTGGCTATTTCTGCCCGTGCCACGGTTCGCACTACGACACCGCGGCGCGTATCCGCAAAGGCCCGGCGCCCAAGAATCTGGTCGTGCCGCCTTATGAATTCAACAGCGACACCGTCGTGACGATCGGCTGA
- a CDS encoding cytochrome c1 yields MVRPLGFLVGLGFIAALVFAILTTPLTNEPNASHEFHKHPRHLKLTSDGMMPHWDKAQLQRGLQVYKEVCSACHSLHLVAFRDIQDLGYTEGQVKTFAKGFQVPSINPDTGEPATRDGLPSDYFPGPYANEVAARAANNNALPPDLSLITKAREGGKDYVYSLLTGFQNPPANLPKELRPGTGLHFNPYFANLNLAMAPPLTKGQVTFADGSPNTVEAMAADVSAFLVWTAEPKLVKRVQVGWAAFIFLLIFTGLTYMSYRNIWADKKH; encoded by the coding sequence ATGGTTCGTCCGCTCGGTTTCCTCGTCGGCCTGGGTTTCATTGCCGCGCTGGTGTTCGCGATCCTCACGACGCCGCTCACCAATGAGCCCAACGCCTCGCACGAGTTCCACAAGCATCCCCGGCATCTGAAGCTGACCAGCGACGGCATGATGCCGCACTGGGACAAGGCCCAGCTGCAGCGCGGGCTTCAGGTGTACAAGGAGGTCTGCTCGGCCTGCCACAGTCTGCACCTCGTCGCGTTCCGCGACATTCAGGATCTCGGTTATACCGAGGGCCAGGTGAAGACCTTCGCCAAGGGCTTCCAGGTGCCGTCGATCAACCCCGACACGGGTGAGCCGGCGACGCGCGACGGCCTGCCGTCGGACTATTTCCCGGGCCCCTATGCGAACGAAGTCGCGGCGCGCGCTGCCAACAACAATGCGCTTCCGCCCGACCTGTCGCTGATCACCAAGGCGCGCGAAGGCGGCAAGGACTATGTCTATTCGCTGCTGACCGGTTTCCAGAACCCGCCGGCAAACCTGCCGAAGGAACTTCGTCCGGGCACGGGGCTGCACTTCAACCCCTATTTCGCGAACCTCAACCTCGCGATGGCTCCGCCGCTGACCAAGGGTCAGGTGACCTTCGCCGACGGTTCGCCGAATACGGTCGAAGCGATGGCCGCCGACGTCAGCGCCTTCCTGGTCTGGACCGCCGAGCCGAAGCTGGTGAAGCGCGTACAGGTGGGCTGGGCAGCGTTCATCTTCCTGCTCATCTTCACCGGCCTGACCTATATGTCGTACCGGAACATCTGGGCCGACAAGAAGCATTGA
- a CDS encoding tRNA (cytidine(34)-2'-O)-methyltransferase: protein MEIALFQPDIAGNVGTILRTAACFGAPAHIIEPCGFPFGDAALKRAGMDYAVRANVRRHPAWEAFRQWSQTAGQRIILLTTAGATPLPDFDFDQGDVLLFGSESAGVPHHVHEAVTARVAIPMQPGFRSLNVAVAAGIALAEALRQTKGFPA from the coding sequence ATGGAAATCGCCCTCTTCCAGCCCGACATCGCCGGCAATGTCGGCACCATATTGCGCACTGCCGCCTGCTTCGGCGCGCCGGCGCATATCATCGAACCGTGCGGTTTTCCTTTCGGCGACGCAGCACTGAAGCGCGCAGGCATGGACTATGCCGTGCGCGCCAATGTCCGCCGCCATCCGGCGTGGGAGGCGTTTCGCCAATGGTCGCAGACCGCCGGGCAGCGCATCATATTGCTCACCACCGCCGGGGCCACCCCCCTCCCCGACTTTGACTTCGATCAAGGCGACGTGCTGCTCTTCGGATCAGAGAGCGCGGGCGTTCCGCACCACGTCCATGAGGCCGTCACCGCGCGGGTCGCGATTCCGATGCAGCCGGGCTTTCGATCCTTGAATGTCGCGGTCGCGGCTGGCATCGCGCTCGCCGAGGCGCTTCGCCAAACGAAAGGCTTTCCCGCATGA
- a CDS encoding cytochrome b/b6: protein MSFPWAKPYEPQHPLMKWMDEKLPIPRLVYNATGPGYPVPRNLNYFWNFGVLAGAALVIQIITGIVLAMHYAANAGVAFNSVEHIMRDVNAGWFIRYAHMNGASMFFIVVYLHIFRGLYYGSYKAPREMVWLLGVVIFLLMMATAFMGYVLPWGQMSFWGAQVITGFFSAIPVVGDPIRVWLLGGFAPDNAALNRFFSLHYLLPFVIAGVIILHIWALHIPGSSNPTGIEVKDEQDTVPFHPYYTAKDGFGVGVFLLVFVALTFFSPNLLGHADNYIAANPLSTPAHIVPEWYFWPFYAILRAFTFNFLWIDAKLWGVIAMFAAIALLFFLPWLDSSPVKSSNYRPLNRIFFWVLVVDVLILGYCGKSPAEQPYVLLSQLGAIYYFAHFLIILPIISRIERPLPMPNSITEAVLAKHADDTSAATA from the coding sequence ATGAGCTTTCCCTGGGCCAAACCCTATGAACCCCAGCATCCGCTGATGAAGTGGATGGACGAGAAGCTGCCGATTCCGCGGCTGGTCTATAATGCGACCGGCCCGGGCTATCCGGTTCCGCGCAACCTCAACTATTTCTGGAACTTCGGCGTCCTTGCGGGCGCCGCGCTGGTCATCCAGATCATCACCGGCATCGTTCTGGCGATGCACTATGCCGCCAATGCGGGGGTCGCCTTCAATTCGGTCGAGCATATCATGCGCGACGTGAATGCCGGCTGGTTCATCCGCTACGCGCATATGAACGGTGCAAGCATGTTCTTCATCGTCGTCTATCTGCACATTTTCCGCGGCCTCTATTACGGTTCGTACAAGGCGCCGCGCGAAATGGTGTGGCTGCTCGGCGTCGTGATCTTCCTGCTGATGATGGCGACCGCCTTCATGGGCTACGTCCTTCCGTGGGGCCAGATGAGCTTCTGGGGCGCGCAGGTCATTACCGGCTTCTTCTCGGCGATTCCGGTCGTCGGCGACCCGATCCGCGTGTGGCTGCTCGGCGGCTTCGCGCCGGACAACGCCGCGCTCAACCGCTTCTTCTCGCTGCACTATCTGCTGCCGTTCGTGATCGCGGGTGTCATCATCCTGCACATCTGGGCGCTGCACATTCCGGGTTCGTCGAACCCGACCGGCATCGAGGTGAAGGACGAGCAGGACACGGTCCCGTTCCATCCCTATTACACCGCGAAGGATGGCTTCGGCGTCGGCGTGTTCCTGCTGGTTTTCGTCGCACTGACCTTCTTCAGCCCGAACCTGCTCGGCCATGCCGACAACTATATCGCGGCGAACCCGCTTTCGACCCCCGCGCATATCGTGCCCGAATGGTATTTCTGGCCCTTCTACGCGATCCTGCGCGCCTTCACGTTCAACTTCCTGTGGATCGACGCGAAGCTTTGGGGCGTCATCGCGATGTTCGCGGCGATCGCGCTGCTGTTCTTCCTGCCCTGGCTGGACAGCTCGCCGGTGAAGTCGTCGAACTATCGTCCGCTCAACCGCATCTTCTTCTGGGTCCTCGTCGTCGACGTGCTGATCCTCGGCTATTGCGGCAAGAGCCCGGCGGAACAGCCCTATGTGCTGCTCAGCCAGCTCGGTGCGATCTATTACTTCGCTCACTTCCTGATCATTCTGCCGATCATCTCGCGGATCGAGCGTCCGCTGCCGATGCCGAATTCGATCACGGAAGCGGTCCTCGCAAAGCATGCCGACGACACGTCGGCGGCCACGGCCTGA
- a CDS encoding adenine phosphoribosyltransferase, producing MIALPPRPDLDLASLVRTIPDFPKPGIQFRDITTLIGDAAGFAESVRRLSARAAAHRPDHIVAVEARGFLFGAAMATAMGLGVVPVRKAGKLPGVTIGVDYELEYGVDRLELHEGAVLPGHRVVLVDDLLATGGTILAAAALMRSAGAEVAAAMFVIDLPDLGGSQRLEAAGITCETLIAFDGD from the coding sequence ATGATCGCCCTCCCGCCTCGACCGGACCTCGACCTGGCGTCGCTTGTCCGTACCATCCCGGATTTTCCCAAGCCGGGCATCCAGTTCCGCGACATCACCACGCTGATCGGCGACGCCGCCGGTTTTGCCGAGAGCGTTCGCCGCCTGAGCGCGCGTGCCGCGGCCCATCGCCCCGACCATATCGTTGCAGTCGAAGCCCGCGGCTTCCTGTTCGGCGCCGCGATGGCGACGGCCATGGGACTGGGAGTCGTCCCCGTGCGCAAGGCGGGGAAGCTGCCGGGCGTCACCATCGGCGTGGACTATGAACTCGAATATGGCGTCGACCGGCTCGAACTTCACGAGGGTGCGGTCCTGCCGGGGCACCGTGTCGTCCTGGTCGACGATCTGCTGGCGACCGGCGGCACGATCCTCGCGGCGGCAGCGCTGATGCGCAGCGCCGGGGCCGAAGTCGCGGCAGCGATGTTCGTCATCGACCTGCCCGATCTGGGCGGCTCACAGCGGCTCGAGGCCGCGGGGATTACATGCGAGACGCTGATCGCGTTCGATGGCGATTGA